From Entelurus aequoreus isolate RoL-2023_Sb linkage group LG22, RoL_Eaeq_v1.1, whole genome shotgun sequence, one genomic window encodes:
- the LOC133639273 gene encoding probable pancreatic secretory proteinase inhibitor, protein MTGKILLLGLLLVCVAADTMNPGNWREPSCSIIKGPVMCAMVYIPLCGSDGVTYGNECMLCGKRQSTMQNILIVKDGPC, encoded by the exons ATGACTGGGAAAATTCTTCTGTTGGGACTTCTGCTCGTCTGTGTGGCTGCAG ATACAATGAACCCGGGAAACTGGAGAGAG ccatcctgtTCTATTATAAAAGGACCTGTGATGTGTGCCATGGTCTATATCCCTCTGTGCGGGAGTGATGGTGTCACATACGGCAACGAGTGTATGCTCTGTGGGAAAAGACA AAGTACAATGCAGAACATTTTGATTGTCAAGGATGGACCATGCTGA